In bacterium, a genomic segment contains:
- a CDS encoding PA14 domain-containing protein, translated as MMMSSEGLTVTYYHGMSFKRPIARLVEKQVTASYGDSMFSLSQCRFSSRWQGTLVAPVTANYSFYCQSDGGVRMTIDGSLVLNNWRNVSWKASGTHGEKMLDAGEHKIVIEYFKEKGHGGLRLRWAGGPIPDNTALGIPYLRR; from the coding sequence ATGATGATGTCGTCAGAAGGGTTGACCGTCACCTACTACCACGGGATGAGCTTCAAGCGGCCGATCGCCCGGCTGGTGGAGAAGCAGGTCACCGCATCCTACGGGGACAGTATGTTCAGCCTGTCCCAGTGCCGGTTCTCATCACGGTGGCAAGGCACGCTGGTGGCGCCCGTCACCGCGAACTATTCGTTCTACTGCCAGAGCGATGGCGGAGTGCGCATGACCATAGACGGTTCCCTCGTGCTCAACAACTGGCGAAACGTCTCCTGGAAGGCCAGCGGAACGCACGGTGAAAAAATGCTCGACGCCGGCGAACACAAGATCGTGATTGAGTATTTCAAGGAAAAAGGGCACGGCGGACTCCGCTTACGCTGGGCCGGAGGTCCGATCCCCGACAACACCGCCCTCGGCATACCCTAC